Proteins from a single region of Coregonus clupeaformis isolate EN_2021a unplaced genomic scaffold, ASM2061545v1 scaf0123, whole genome shotgun sequence:
- the LOC121575770 gene encoding mesencephalic astrocyte-derived neurotrophic factor encodes MLCLSSLSVALAALALVPSISDALKDGECEVCVSFLGRFYQSLQDNDVKFTSADIEKALVKTCKDTKGKENRFCYYIGGTNDAATKILNEISKPLSYHTPVDKICEKLKKKDSQICELKYDKQVDLSTVDLKKLKVKDLKKILEEWGESCKGCAEKSDFIRKINELMPKYAPNEAKARREL; translated from the exons ATGTTGTGTTTGAGTAGTTTGTCGGTCGCCCTCGCAGCGCTGGCTTTGGTACCGAGCATTAGCGACGCTTTGAAAGATGGGGAGTGTGAAG TGTGCGTGAGCTTCCTGGGAAGGTTCTACCAGTCATTGCAAGACAACGACGTGAAATTCACCAGCGCAGACATCGAGAAGGCCCTCGTCAAAACCTGCAAAGACACCAAGGGCAAGGAAAATCGCTTT TGTTACTACATTGGTGGAAcaaatgatgcagccaccaaaATTCTCAATGAGATCTCCAAGCCCCTGAGTTACCACACACCAGTAGACAAGATCTGTGAGAAACTGAAGAAAAAGGACAGTCAGATCTGTGAACTGAAATACG aCAAACAGGTGGACCTGAGCACGGTGGATCTGAAGAAGCTGAAGGTGAAAGACTTGAAGAAGATCCTGGAGGAGTGGGGAGAGTCGTGCAAAGGCTGTGCCGAGAAGTCCGACTTCATCCGCAAGATCAATGAACTCATGCCCAAGTACGCCCCCAACGAAGCCAAAGCACGGAGAGAACTGTAa
- the LOC121574706 gene encoding putative RNA-binding protein 15B yields MKRQAGRDSSPSRALAKRIRERERDRDGARREDLPPPPLALLLAESGRQHARSRSREREKTRLREERGAAGDPLHHRQQHHDLGRTPLRTTAALPKGKAAAELLSPRGGAGGTLEYKSLLISNLGSVLSDEHVEDGLFHEFKKFGDVSVKLSHTPELGRVAYVNFRHPEDAKEARHAKTRFVLYDRPLKVEPMYVRRRSCTPPDVGYVPIHGAPYPSYRQRSLSPCAGVSSIRDIRPPRHYPVEGLGLSRERERILDYYGMLDERGRPYRLPVPEHDDIKPEDDARACRNLFIGNLDHNVTEGELRRGFDKYGVIEEVVIKRPARGQGGAYAFLKFQNLDMAHRAKIAMQGRVIGGNPVKIGYGKANPTTRLWVGGLGPSNSLAALAREFDRFGSIRNIDYVKGDSFAYIQYESLDASQAACTQMRGFPLGGPERRLRVDFAKAEEPLPRSYPTGYQPPVPLPAHLDLLRHRDRSLERELRARDRSPPSHALFTQRESERALLDRDRGDREFTSPTNSLECRGGEAFGGSRGGRGDRAARSRSRDRWLKERDAERAGAERRRRRSLSLDWPSLEKERGRSKVRGGGAGPASPEDSPDRARVRAPDSTTEPRGQSPDSSRHSNEDRVGQDGHETSSSRDRHKKTGGDREKDRERNHRASDINHTSDTSKTDPRTPSMFSECATTLTKVWHGHFTLKNSCFPTNMHLLEGGSGFFHSVMKDHQAKGKLTQLKIAQRLRMDQTRLDEVTRRIKHGGSEGYAVLLALQGPIDREAPPPEPGLQIRLLRHLVTYLRNKEAAGVISLPVGGAKEGGKGGMLYAFPPCDFSQQFLQSARRTLENLDEEHLVIVIVNDSA; encoded by the coding sequence ATGAAGCGACAGGCCGGGAGGGACTCCAGTCCTAGTAGGGCTTTAGCGAAACGAATACGGGAAAGAGAGCGGGACCGGGACGGGGCACGGAGAGAGGACCTGCCGCCCCCACCGCTTGCTTTGCTGCTCGCTGAAAGCGGGAGGCAACATGCTCGGAGCAGGAGCAGGGAACGAGAAAAGACACGGCTTCGGGAGGAGCGCGGGGCCGCCGGAGACCCCCTCCACCACCGACAACAACACCACGACCTCGGCCGAACTCCTCTCCGGACTACAGCCGCCCTGCCTAAAGGCAAAGCCGCAGCCGAACTACTGAGTCCCCGGGGGGGAGCGGGGGGGACTCTGGAATACAAATCGTTGCTCATTAGCAATCTCGGCTCGGTACTATCTGACGAGCACGTTGAAGACGGACTGTTTCACGAGTTTAAAAAGTTCGGGGACGTCAGTGTGAAACTATCCCACACTCCAGAGCTAGGCCGGGTCGCCTACGTGAATTTCCGACACCCGGAGGACGCTAAAGAGGCCAGGCATGCCAAAACCAGGTTTGTACTCTATGACCGCCCCCTCAAAGTAGAGCCCATGTACGTCCGGCGTCGCAGCTGCACGCCGCCGGATGTGGGTTATGTCCCCATCCATGGCGCCCCATATCCCTCTTATAGACAAAGGTCCCTCTCCCCCTGCGCTGGAGTTAGTAGTATCAGAGATATCCGACCACCGAGACACTACCCTGTAGAGGGGCTGGgactgagcagagagagggagaggatctTAGATTACTATGGGATGTTAGACGAGAGGGGACGGCCATACAGGCTGCCGGTACCTGAGCATGATGACATAAAACCTGAGGATGACGCGCGGGCGTGCAGGAACCTGTTCATCGGCAACCTGGATCACAACGTCACCGAGGGCGAGCTGAGGAGAGGCTTCGACAAGTACGGCGTCATCGAGGAAGTTGTGATTAAACGCCCGGCGCGTGGTCAGGGGGGAGCATACGCTTTCCTCAAGTTCCAGAACTTAGACATGGCTCACAGGGCCAAGATAGCCATGCAGGGCCGTGTGATTGGCGGGAACCCGGTGAAGATAGGCTATGGTAAAGCTAACCCTACCACCAGACTCTGGGTAGGGGGGCTGGGACCCAGCAATTCCCTGGCAGCCCTGGCCCGAGAGTTTGACCGCTTTGGCAGCATCCGGAACATAGACTATGTGAAAGGGGACAGTTTTGCCTACATTCAGTATGAGAGCCTGGATGCCTCCCAGGCCGCATGCACCCAGATGAGAGGGTTCCCCCTGGGAGGCCCAGAGAGGAGGCTGAGGGTGGACTTTGCCAAGGCTGAGGAGCCCCTGCCTCGTAGCTACCCAACGGGGTACCAGCCCCCCGTGCCCCTGCCTGCCCATCTGGACCTGCTGAGGCACCGCGACCGCAGCCTGGAGAGAGAGCTACGCGCCCGAGACCGCTCGCCCCCCTCCCATGCCCTGTTCACCCagcgggagagcgagagagctctgctggacagggacaggggggacagagagtTCACCTCCCCAACAAATAGCCTGGAGTGCAGGGGGGGTGAAGCATTTGGGGGGTCCCGTGGTGGCCGAGGGGACCGGGCAGCCCGGAGCCGAAGCAGAGACCGCTGGCTGAAGGAGAGGGACGCAGAGCGGGCTGGAGCGGAGAGACGCAGACGCAGGTCCCTATCCCTAGACTGGCCCTctctggagaaggagagaggcaggtccaaggtgagaggagggggagcAGGGCCAGCTTCTCCAGAGGACAGCCCAGACAGAGCCAGGGTCCGGGCCCCAGACTCTACGACCGAGCCCAGGGGACAGAGCCCTGACAGCAGCCGCCACTCCAACGAGGACCGGGTTGGCCAGGACGGCCACGAGACATCCTCCAgccgggaccgccacaagaaGACTGGCGGGGACAGAGAGAAGGACCGTGAACGCAACCACCGGGCCAGCGACATAAACCACACCTCTGACACGTCTAAAACTGACCCCAGAACACCCAGCATGTTTTCGGAGTGTGCCACCACCCTCACCAAAGTCTGGCACGGTCACTTCACCCTGAAGAACTCCTGCTTCCCCACTAACATGCACCTTCTAGAGGGAGGCTCCGGGTTCTTCCACTCCGTCATGAAGGACCACCAGGCGAAGGGGAAACTGACCCAGCTGAAGATCGCCCAGCGACTGAGGATGGACCAGACCAGGCTGGACGAAGTCACCAGGAGGATCAAGCATGGTGGCTCCGAGGGCTATGCTGTTCTCCTGGCCCTTCAGGGCCCCATCGACCGTGAGGCCCCTCCACCTGAACCAGGCCTACAGATCAGACTCCTCCGTCACCTGGTCACCTACCTGAGAAACAAGGAGGCTGCAGGAGTGATCAGTCTACCTGTGGGCGGGGCTAAGGAGGGGGGAAAGGGGGGCATGCTGTACGCCTTCCCCCCCTGTGACTTCTCCCAGCAGTTCCTCCAGAGCGCACGCAGGACTTTGGAGAATCTGGATGAAGAGCACCTTGTGATTGTTATTGTCAATGACTCT